The Serratia rhizosphaerae genome has a segment encoding these proteins:
- a CDS encoding glycosyltransferase family 2 protein, translated as MPSISVCILTHNSERLLRKVLPPALQIADELIIVDSGSTDSTLSICRDFSIHPKSHPFETHGRQMNFAIGLARHDWILCLDSDEIMDETTVKAITKFKLSSPLENQAYRIKRIWFVLGKPVRTIYPVSSPDYPIRLFNRTVARFNDSPVDDAVEGSIAETALIPGSVHHDTFHSIDEVFNKLNNYTRRAVKYRQFRPSIARGIASAIGAFFKWYLFSGSWKEGWVGIITGFYATAYSFLKYFRAWCSEQQNKSASEYTMKKRTIRRKNHFES; from the coding sequence ATGCCTTCAATCTCCGTATGCATCTTGACCCACAACTCTGAACGCTTACTGCGAAAGGTGCTCCCGCCAGCATTACAAATTGCAGATGAGCTGATTATTGTTGACTCCGGAAGCACTGACTCTACATTATCAATTTGTCGAGATTTTTCTATCCATCCTAAATCACACCCCTTCGAAACTCATGGGAGACAAATGAACTTTGCAATAGGACTGGCCCGACATGATTGGATTCTATGTTTAGATAGCGACGAAATAATGGATGAGACAACGGTAAAAGCCATTACCAAATTTAAATTATCATCCCCATTGGAAAACCAAGCGTACAGGATAAAGAGAATCTGGTTTGTTTTAGGCAAACCAGTTAGGACTATCTACCCCGTATCTTCACCCGACTATCCAATCCGCCTTTTCAATCGCACTGTCGCGCGCTTTAATGATTCACCAGTAGATGATGCAGTCGAGGGTAGTATAGCTGAAACAGCCTTGATTCCAGGGAGTGTCCATCACGATACCTTTCATTCGATAGATGAGGTTTTTAACAAGTTGAATAATTACACACGTCGAGCCGTGAAATACAGACAGTTTCGTCCATCTATCGCTCGGGGAATAGCAAGCGCCATCGGTGCTTTTTTTAAATGGTATCTATTTAGTGGTTCTTGGAAGGAAGGCTGGGTTGGTATCATCACTGGTTTTTATGCAACAGCATACAGTTTCTTGAAATACTTCAGAGCATGGTGCAGCGAGCAGCAGAATAAATCAGCCAGTGAATACACCATGAAAAAACGAACAATCAGGCGAAAAAATCATTTTGAAAGTTAA
- a CDS encoding prophage tail fiber N-terminal domain-containing protein: protein MAIITGIFNDPFGMPLPDVVIQLTARKTTSVSITGTNAAAVTATDGSYAMSVMPGVYAVAATINNAPDYLGIIQVYADSPDGTLNQYLAEFNPDDATPQALREMQLLLLEAELAAASARASAKTAAEYALIPRGAFCGDVTYQKNDLVEYAGSEYLATEDVEGIEPPAVPWQLFLSAGAEGECGAQGDTGPQGPKGDTGSTGPQGETGPQGPKGDTGATGPQGETGETGPTGERGAVGPVGPQGDTGPQGSKGDTGSTGATGDSAYQVWLDAGNVGTEDDYLASLQGERGPPGPKGGTGAQGPKGDVGETGETGAVGPAGPQGDTGPQGPKGDTGPEGPPGPQGEQGIQGEIGPQGPSGAPPNTLTVGTVSTLGPGEDATVEITGDAPNQTINFGIPQGNDGAVGLPHVGDPGSTALMQVINGENSAEAGGTWAGSRLSYAGLLPDGSVYVSGIQVAGTWAIWGILASAEVAETTVTVMARTDGTTLLTPTVMLESARLAANVRNCQYCYPGVTAAFDCEILVNGQWHPFTAMASDRTSYGPIIYRNAEAGMYGEIMPYQETE from the coding sequence ATGGCCATTATCACGGGAATTTTTAACGATCCGTTCGGCATGCCGCTGCCGGATGTGGTCATCCAGCTGACGGCAAGAAAAACCACGTCAGTGAGCATTACCGGTACAAACGCGGCCGCGGTGACGGCGACGGACGGAAGCTATGCCATGTCGGTGATGCCGGGCGTTTATGCGGTTGCCGCCACAATAAACAATGCCCCGGACTACCTGGGTATTATCCAGGTTTACGCCGACAGCCCGGACGGCACGCTCAATCAGTACCTGGCGGAATTCAATCCGGACGATGCGACACCGCAAGCGCTGCGCGAGATGCAGTTGCTGTTGCTGGAAGCGGAGCTGGCGGCGGCCAGCGCGAGGGCGTCAGCGAAAACGGCGGCGGAATATGCGCTCATTCCCCGCGGGGCATTTTGTGGTGATGTGACTTACCAGAAAAATGACCTGGTCGAATATGCCGGCAGTGAATACCTGGCCACGGAGGATGTAGAGGGCATCGAGCCGCCGGCGGTGCCATGGCAGTTGTTTCTCTCGGCAGGGGCTGAGGGTGAGTGTGGTGCGCAGGGGGATACTGGTCCGCAGGGCCCCAAAGGCGATACCGGCAGTACCGGACCACAAGGGGAAACAGGACCGCAGGGACCCAAGGGCGATACGGGAGCGACGGGCCCACAGGGAGAAACTGGGGAAACCGGCCCGACAGGGGAACGGGGCGCCGTGGGGCCGGTCGGGCCTCAGGGTGACACAGGTCCACAGGGGTCGAAGGGCGATACCGGGTCCACGGGAGCAACCGGTGACTCGGCATACCAGGTATGGCTGGATGCTGGGAACGTGGGCACGGAAGATGACTATCTGGCCAGTCTGCAGGGTGAGAGGGGACCGCCAGGTCCGAAAGGTGGTACCGGTGCGCAGGGACCCAAAGGCGATGTCGGTGAGACGGGTGAAACAGGTGCTGTAGGGCCTGCCGGTCCCCAGGGTGACACTGGCCCTCAGGGGCCGAAGGGTGACACCGGGCCGGAAGGTCCGCCAGGGCCGCAGGGAGAGCAGGGGATCCAGGGGGAAATCGGACCTCAAGGTCCCTCTGGTGCACCACCTAACACGCTGACGGTCGGTACGGTGAGCACGCTGGGTCCTGGCGAAGATGCCACCGTAGAGATTACTGGTGATGCCCCCAACCAAACGATTAATTTTGGCATTCCGCAAGGCAATGACGGTGCTGTTGGACTTCCCCATGTAGGCGACCCGGGCTCTACAGCGCTGATGCAGGTCATTAATGGTGAAAACTCCGCGGAGGCCGGTGGTACGTGGGCTGGCTCCAGGTTGTCTTACGCGGGATTGTTGCCTGATGGCTCAGTCTATGTATCGGGCATACAAGTCGCTGGTACCTGGGCTATATGGGGGATTTTAGCGTCAGCTGAAGTTGCGGAGACAACGGTTACAGTCATGGCCCGTACTGACGGCACCACCTTACTGACACCCACGGTAATGCTTGAGAGCGCCAGGCTGGCAGCGAATGTGCGAAATTGCCAGTACTGCTATCCGGGCGTAACGGCAGCTTTTGATTGCGAGATATTAGTCAATGGCCAGTGGCATCCATTTACTGCCATGGCATCAGACCGCACCTCGTATGGGCCGATTATTTATCGGAACGCGGAGGCGGGGATGTACGGTGAGATTATGCCGTATCAGGAAACAGAGTGA
- a CDS encoding contractile injection system protein, VgrG/Pvc8 family: protein MAYIDSGNMPWQPNFSLSVEGEDITDIVRENLVNLTLKDHGAGSKKSDEITFSVVSATLKLPAKGVKISVALGFGGELVNKGTFVVDARSSGQASGGQRIVEITARAFSKTNERGHSTLQSQKTRSFSGITLGDFMLTVASEHGLTARVDSRLVNVPVEHIDQLGESDMNLVTRIAGECGAVSKITHDYWVLSPRDSDTTISGKPLPVRTLTPDMCEQWRYHDNSDHPDVSAKGSGTMIIPYIDSADGGKQKTLTVGSGEPVFHYPAPQPSLKDAQYVAGGSTKHVEKKLRGMSLTLTGTPALMGMTAEGKITTEGFGSVEDRDWKISRVEFRLQSKGLIISVELE, encoded by the coding sequence ATGGCCTATATCGATTCCGGCAATATGCCCTGGCAGCCCAACTTCTCCCTGTCTGTTGAAGGCGAGGATATTACCGACATCGTACGTGAGAACCTGGTCAACCTGACCCTGAAGGATCATGGCGCCGGCTCGAAAAAAAGTGATGAAATCACTTTCAGCGTGGTCTCTGCCACCCTGAAGCTGCCGGCTAAAGGCGTCAAGATTTCAGTGGCGCTGGGGTTTGGTGGTGAGCTGGTGAACAAGGGGACATTCGTGGTGGATGCGCGCAGCTCCGGGCAGGCGTCCGGCGGGCAACGTATTGTGGAAATCACCGCCAGGGCATTTTCGAAGACCAACGAACGCGGGCACAGCACGCTGCAGTCGCAGAAAACCCGCTCGTTTTCCGGTATCACCCTGGGCGATTTCATGCTCACTGTTGCCTCTGAGCACGGACTGACAGCGCGGGTCGACAGCCGGCTGGTGAATGTCCCGGTGGAGCATATCGATCAGCTGGGTGAGAGCGACATGAATCTTGTTACGCGCATTGCCGGCGAATGTGGCGCCGTCAGTAAAATCACCCACGACTATTGGGTACTGTCCCCCCGCGATTCAGACACCACCATCAGCGGCAAACCCTTGCCGGTCCGAACCCTCACCCCCGACATGTGTGAGCAATGGCGTTATCACGACAACAGCGATCACCCTGATGTCAGTGCGAAGGGGAGCGGCACCATGATCATCCCGTACATCGATAGTGCCGATGGCGGGAAGCAGAAGACGTTGACGGTGGGAAGTGGAGAGCCTGTCTTTCATTATCCCGCTCCGCAGCCCTCCCTGAAGGATGCACAGTATGTTGCCGGCGGCAGCACCAAACATGTGGAAAAAAAGCTCAGGGGCATGTCCCTGACCCTGACGGGTACCCCGGCGCTGATGGGGATGACGGCGGAGGGAAAAATCACCACGGAAGGATTTGGCAGTGTTGAAGATCGGGACTGGAAAATCAGCCGTGTTGAGTTCCGGCTGCAGTCGAAAGGATTGATTATCAGTGTGGAGCTTGAGTGA
- a CDS encoding tail protein X, protein MKYTTKDGDRLDPLCVRHYGTVNNTVEAVLYDPQNYDLATTEVFDAGVTFTLPVVKPQQKKNEYSLWE, encoded by the coding sequence ATGAAATATACAACCAAAGACGGTGACCGCCTGGATCCCCTCTGCGTCCGCCATTACGGCACGGTAAACAACACTGTCGAAGCCGTGCTCTATGACCCTCAGAATTACGATCTGGCCACGACGGAGGTGTTTGACGCCGGCGTGACATTCACGCTGCCTGTGGTTAAGCCGCAGCAGAAAAAAAACGAATACTCACTCTGGGAGTAG